A part of Dreissena polymorpha isolate Duluth1 chromosome 13, UMN_Dpol_1.0, whole genome shotgun sequence genomic DNA contains:
- the LOC127856117 gene encoding heparan-alpha-glucosaminide N-acetyltransferase-like isoform X1 — protein MFRPNILALLLTFVHNGHGLKELTPDEKQFVTNHNNYRTNDKPDLSYDEGWLTFNNSVTFDLQVYYHNQECWKCDSVYLVKVPHGTSLTVKVNTTFWTDMEIRMDVIMQDVQATICRLSEKFRENGDYWLFFNQSDFETSSCDLSLANDPASAELPILYVAAGIVGLWIIVKIFACVYRKRLSHKKEYSVESYLTQPPDKTMEMKPTESTIREEIPPDTHSKRQRLHSLDTFRGLSLLMMIFINYGGGGYWFFDHPPWNGITIADLVFPWFVFIMGVSMNFSFRSMLKRRKSRAAILWKVVRRSALLFAFGIVMNTNWGPVDLRKLRIPGVLQRLSLCYLLVAAMETVFATADDRGKEKPWAWCRDVIYLLPEWLLSLSMLAVYLALTFALPVPGCPTGYIGPGGLHEGKTHVRCTGGAAGYIDRLVLGDSHIYGNPTPKAIYQTEAPYDPEGILGTLSAAFLCFLGLQAGRVFMTYQDHRGRLVRLVFWALVTGAIGAALCNCSKNDGIIPLNKNLWSVSFSLVTACFGYFLLAFLYVIVDILQLWGGEPFIFAGMNPLILYLCHDIFYRFFPVNFHVDPVHWKLLLKALWDVIIWLSLAFVLYCKKIFIAL, from the exons ATGTTCAGGCCTAATATACTGGCACTTTTACTTACCTTCGTTCACAACG GGCACGGCTTGAAAGAGTTGACTCCAGACGAAAAGCAGTTCGTTACTAACCATAACAATTATCGGACAAACGACAAACCGGATCTCTCTTACGACGAAGGATGGTTGACCTTCAACAACTCCGTGACATTTGACCTCCAAGTGTATTACCACAATCAGGAATGCTGGAAG TGCGACTCGGTGTACCTGGTCAAGGTACCTCATGGCACCTCCCTCACGGTCAAGGTCAACACCACCTTCTGGACGGACATGGAGATACGGATGGATGTCATCATGCAGGATGTGCAGGCCACTATCTGCAG ATTATCCGAAAAGTTTAGAGAGAACGGCGACTATTGGTTGTTCTTCAACCAGTCCGATTTCGAGACTTCGTCATGTGACCTTTCGTTAGCTAATGATCCTGCATCAGCAGAGTTAC CTATACTGTACGTGGCTGCAGGGATAGTCGGGCTCTGGATCATTGTTAAAATCTTCGCCTGCGTCTACCG GAAGAGACTCTCGCACAAGAAGGAGTACAGTGTAGAGTCCTACCTAACACAGCCACCTGACAAAACTATG GAAATGAAACCCACGGAGAGCACCATCAGGGAGGAGATCCCACCCGACACCCACTCCAAGCGGCAGCGTCTGCATTCGCTCGATACTTTTCGCGG GCTGAGTCTCTTGATGATGATATTTATTAACTACGGGGGTGGAGGGTACTGGTTCTTTGATCACCCGCCTTGGAACGGCATAACCATAGCGGACCTCGTGTTTCCATG GTTTGTTTTCATCATGGGCGTCTCGATGAATTTCTCATTCCGGTCTATGCTTAAGCGCCGGAAGTCGCGAGCTGCCATCTTGTGGAAGGTTGTACGACGCAGCGCCCTTTTGTTTGCTTTCGGAATCGTCATGAATACAAACTGGGGAC CGGTGGACCTCCGGAAGCTGCGCATCCCCGGGGTGCTACAGCGCCTGAGCCTCTGTTACCTGCTTGTCGCCGCCATGGAGACGGTGTTCGCAACAGCTGACGACCGCGGAAAG GAAAAACCATGGGCGTGGTGTCGTGACGTCATTTACTTACTTCCGGAATGGTTGTTAAGTCTGAGCATGCTAGCCGTCTATCTGGCATTGACTTTTGCTCTACCGGTTCCTGGATGTCCGAC CGGTTACATAGGCCCAGGAGGACTGCACGAGGGCAAGACGCACGTGCGCTGCACGGGAGGAGCGGCAGGCTACATAGACCGACTGGTGCTGGGGGACTCGCACATTTACGGCAACCCTACGCCCAAG GCTATATATCAGACCGAGGCGCCATATGACCCGGAGGGAATACTGGGCACGCTGTCTGCCGCCTTCCTCTGCTTCCTCGGGCTCCAG GCTGGACGTGTGTTCATGACATACCAGGACCACAGAGGGCGCCTCGTCCGTCTAGTTTTCTGGGCGCTAGTTACG gGTGCTATCGGGGCCGCGTTATGTAACTGCTCAAAAAACGACGGAATCATTCCTCTCAACAAGAACTTGTG GTCAGTGTCCTTCAGCCTGGTCACCGCTTGTTTCGGCTACTTCCTGTTGGCCTTCCTCTACGTCATAGTGGACATCCTTCAACTTTGGGGCGGGGAACCATTCATTTTCGCAG
- the LOC127856117 gene encoding heparan-alpha-glucosaminide N-acetyltransferase-like isoform X2 produces the protein MKANPLDYWIKWHGLKELTPDEKQFVTNHNNYRTNDKPDLSYDEGWLTFNNSVTFDLQVYYHNQECWKCDSVYLVKVPHGTSLTVKVNTTFWTDMEIRMDVIMQDVQATICRLSEKFRENGDYWLFFNQSDFETSSCDLSLANDPASAELPILYVAAGIVGLWIIVKIFACVYRKRLSHKKEYSVESYLTQPPDKTMEMKPTESTIREEIPPDTHSKRQRLHSLDTFRGLSLLMMIFINYGGGGYWFFDHPPWNGITIADLVFPWFVFIMGVSMNFSFRSMLKRRKSRAAILWKVVRRSALLFAFGIVMNTNWGPVDLRKLRIPGVLQRLSLCYLLVAAMETVFATADDRGKEKPWAWCRDVIYLLPEWLLSLSMLAVYLALTFALPVPGCPTGYIGPGGLHEGKTHVRCTGGAAGYIDRLVLGDSHIYGNPTPKAIYQTEAPYDPEGILGTLSAAFLCFLGLQAGRVFMTYQDHRGRLVRLVFWALVTGAIGAALCNCSKNDGIIPLNKNLWSVSFSLVTACFGYFLLAFLYVIVDILQLWGGEPFIFAGMNPLILYLCHDIFYRFFPVNFHVDPVHWKLLLKALWDVIIWLSLAFVLYCKKIFIAL, from the exons ATGAAGGCGAACCCTCTGGATTACTGGATTAAAT GGCACGGCTTGAAAGAGTTGACTCCAGACGAAAAGCAGTTCGTTACTAACCATAACAATTATCGGACAAACGACAAACCGGATCTCTCTTACGACGAAGGATGGTTGACCTTCAACAACTCCGTGACATTTGACCTCCAAGTGTATTACCACAATCAGGAATGCTGGAAG TGCGACTCGGTGTACCTGGTCAAGGTACCTCATGGCACCTCCCTCACGGTCAAGGTCAACACCACCTTCTGGACGGACATGGAGATACGGATGGATGTCATCATGCAGGATGTGCAGGCCACTATCTGCAG ATTATCCGAAAAGTTTAGAGAGAACGGCGACTATTGGTTGTTCTTCAACCAGTCCGATTTCGAGACTTCGTCATGTGACCTTTCGTTAGCTAATGATCCTGCATCAGCAGAGTTAC CTATACTGTACGTGGCTGCAGGGATAGTCGGGCTCTGGATCATTGTTAAAATCTTCGCCTGCGTCTACCG GAAGAGACTCTCGCACAAGAAGGAGTACAGTGTAGAGTCCTACCTAACACAGCCACCTGACAAAACTATG GAAATGAAACCCACGGAGAGCACCATCAGGGAGGAGATCCCACCCGACACCCACTCCAAGCGGCAGCGTCTGCATTCGCTCGATACTTTTCGCGG GCTGAGTCTCTTGATGATGATATTTATTAACTACGGGGGTGGAGGGTACTGGTTCTTTGATCACCCGCCTTGGAACGGCATAACCATAGCGGACCTCGTGTTTCCATG GTTTGTTTTCATCATGGGCGTCTCGATGAATTTCTCATTCCGGTCTATGCTTAAGCGCCGGAAGTCGCGAGCTGCCATCTTGTGGAAGGTTGTACGACGCAGCGCCCTTTTGTTTGCTTTCGGAATCGTCATGAATACAAACTGGGGAC CGGTGGACCTCCGGAAGCTGCGCATCCCCGGGGTGCTACAGCGCCTGAGCCTCTGTTACCTGCTTGTCGCCGCCATGGAGACGGTGTTCGCAACAGCTGACGACCGCGGAAAG GAAAAACCATGGGCGTGGTGTCGTGACGTCATTTACTTACTTCCGGAATGGTTGTTAAGTCTGAGCATGCTAGCCGTCTATCTGGCATTGACTTTTGCTCTACCGGTTCCTGGATGTCCGAC CGGTTACATAGGCCCAGGAGGACTGCACGAGGGCAAGACGCACGTGCGCTGCACGGGAGGAGCGGCAGGCTACATAGACCGACTGGTGCTGGGGGACTCGCACATTTACGGCAACCCTACGCCCAAG GCTATATATCAGACCGAGGCGCCATATGACCCGGAGGGAATACTGGGCACGCTGTCTGCCGCCTTCCTCTGCTTCCTCGGGCTCCAG GCTGGACGTGTGTTCATGACATACCAGGACCACAGAGGGCGCCTCGTCCGTCTAGTTTTCTGGGCGCTAGTTACG gGTGCTATCGGGGCCGCGTTATGTAACTGCTCAAAAAACGACGGAATCATTCCTCTCAACAAGAACTTGTG GTCAGTGTCCTTCAGCCTGGTCACCGCTTGTTTCGGCTACTTCCTGTTGGCCTTCCTCTACGTCATAGTGGACATCCTTCAACTTTGGGGCGGGGAACCATTCATTTTCGCAG